The Branchiostoma lanceolatum isolate klBraLanc5 chromosome 3, klBraLanc5.hap2, whole genome shotgun sequence DNA segment AAAGAATGCAAGTACAGGGCAATTAGCAAGTCCAGCCTCGTCATGCACATGAGGATTCACACTGAGAAGAAACCCTTTGCTTGCGAGGAATGTGAGTATAGGGCAGCTCACAAGACTAGTCTCGTCCAGCACATGAAGACTCACACAATTAATGATGAGATGCCCTTTATGTGCGGAGAATGTGGCTTTCGGGCACCCAGCAAGAGAAAAATGGACATCCACACGAGAattcacactggggagaaacctcaAGCTCTTGCCTGTGGACAATGTAACTACAGGACGACTCTAAAAGACATTTTGAAAAGACACATGGAAACTCACAAACCCTCTAAATGTGAGAAATGTGCTTACAAGTACAAGACAGATCAAGACAAGGTGGGCCACACCGGCCCATTTTTATGTGCAGAATGTGGTTACAGGACTTCATGCAAGTTTGTCATTGACATGCACTTATTGGCCTGCAAGAGCAAAATGGACGTCcacatgagaactcacactggggagaaaccctttgCCTGTGAGCAGTGTAGCTACAGGACGACTCTAAAAGACAGTTTGAAAAGACACATGGAAACTCATAGTCAAACACAAGACGGACCTTCTAAATGTGATAAATATGACTACAAGTACAAGACAGATCTAGACAAGGTTGGCCACACCGGCCCGTTTATGTGTGCAGAATGTGATTACAGAACTTCATGTAGGGTCGCCATAGAAACGCACTTCAAGACCCACAGCACAACCCAGCCAAGTAAATGTGAACGGTGTGGCCTGGtgacagacatgtacaatgtcactCACTACGGCCCGTTTGTGTGTGAAGAATGTGGTTATGAGACATCATGCGAGTTTGCTATGAACATgcacatgaaaactcacaccATCTGCAAAGACTGTGGGTACAAAACAACCGACAAGGCTGAAATGCTCGCACACAAGGCAAACTGCGCTGTTAAACCACATCGGTGTGGAGAATGTGGCTTCAGGGCAGCTACAAAGTACGACTTGGCTCGACATTATAAAACTCAcgcaaagaaatattttatttgcGAGAAGTGTAGTTTTGTGGTGCCCCACAAGGATTCTCTCAACATATTGCAACATATGGCGACCCATGTTCAAGAGTCAGCATGACAACCCACTACTGAATTGCAGAGAATGCAACTATAAGACATGTACAGCTTGTAAGCTCATACAGAAAGCTCATCCCGGAAATGACAAAGGGGCAAAACCAAGTACAGAGAGTGTGAGCGAGCACTGGAAAAGACATGCATGATCTCACATCTACACACGAAAAACCCAGCCATTTCTGACTTTAACGTTGTATAAGACAACTACactttgatattatgataaatCATTTGGCAACCTCACacgggagagaaaccctactctccaagcagaggttagactccAGCTCGGACCATCTTCTTAGGCATTTTATCGAGATTTCTATTATCCTTGATAAGACTCTTTAAGAGGTTTATTCTACCGAGTTTGGCTGCTggacaaaaaagacaaaacagagAAACAGATGAAAACACCTAAAAAGAAGTTGGAACCTAATTTCTGCTGAGTTAGAGAGTTGAGAAATCCTTGCCTATGGgtaatgtactagtacatgtaggccCCTTAGCAAGCCCTACTAGTCTAACTTTTTTCTGATTGGATATCAGTTTCGGTTTCCCTGGCTTGACGACAAGAAACCTTGTTCAATAGAAACCAAAAGGACACGACTGTTAATATagaatatgtacatatataatgtagttctgttttgaaaatgacATTCTAATAAAATACTATTGTTAACATTTGTGTCATTGAATTACaatttttgaatgaatgaatgaatgaatgaatgaatgaatgaatgaatgaatgaatgaatgaatgaatgaagacctttattataCACATACACcaactgggttaagtacaggtcacaacaaaagatagcACACACATGtcagatacatctatacattgtcaacAAGCAAGGACACGAGTTACTACAAGAATTATGAACTACGTGGATTCAACTTCTCTTCACTTCTTTGTGCCGGTAATTGTAGTAATGTATTAAAGAATATATTTTCATTACCAATGCCAGTTTGTGTAaatagaaatatacatttgtttGTGTTACCACttgactggttgtgtaaaagaactATTAAATGACTTGAAAATATCTGAGAAACATCTTGTTTCTCTGTAGTCTTGAGAAAAGCACCCATGCACAACTATGAACGAACATTGCACGTCTTGTCAATGACAttattatatatctatataataaTATGCCCTTGGTCTTGTACAGCAGTTTCAGGACATCTTATTTCGTCTAGGTGGCATCTCGACCTATCAGGGAAAAGGTCAGGGGTTATCTTTCAGTGACTGATCTCGTATCCAGAGCTCAATCTTGTGTTTCGAAGATACAAACTTTCTAATTCTTGTACCAGAGATGCTACACTAACGTTACGTTGAGTACAATGATAAACTGACATCCATTAAC contains these protein-coding regions:
- the LOC136429677 gene encoding zinc finger protein 84-like, whose amino-acid sequence is MCGECGYRAACRSKMDVHVRIHTGEKPFACEECEYRATHKASLVKHMKTHTDEKPFMCGECGYRAACKSEMDIHVRIHTGERPFPCKECKYRAISKSSLVMHMRIHTEKKPFACEECEYRAAHKTSLVQHMKTHTINDEMPFMCGECGFRAPSKRKMDIHTRIHTGEKPQALACGQCNYRTTLKDILKRHMETHKPSKCEKCAYKYKTDQDKVGHTGPFLCAECGYRTSCKFVIDMHLLACKSKMDVHMRTHTGEKPFACEQCSYRTTLKDSLKRHMETHSQTQDGPSKCDKYDYKYKTDLDKVGHTGPFMCAECDYRTSCRVAIETHFKTHSTTQPSKCERCGLVTDMYNVTHYGPFVCEECGYETSCEFAMNMHMKTHTICKDCGYKTTDKAEMLAHKANCAVKPHRCGECGFRAATKYDLARHYKTHAKKYFICEKCSFVVPHKDSLNILQHMATHVQESA